The Sphingopyxis sp. TUF1 genome segment GATTGCCCGTCGGATCGCTGCGCAAGCCGCTTCGCGAACTGGACGGCGACGCGCTGGCAGCCGGTCTGCGCATCGTTCGCGATCTGGGTCTCGACATAAAATATGGGTACAGACTTCGCTCATGAACGGCGGGCCGCTCCCCCTCCGTCCGACGCGTCCAATTATCCCCGCGCGACTTAACCTAGGTTTGAAGACAATTGTTTCGGCTCGACTAAACCGGGCAGGCTGCGGCGAGGGCGATGTGCTGCGACCCACGCATGGCCTCGTCGCAGCAACTCATTCGCTCCGTCAGAGGGCGGCCGCCCGTCCGCGACCTCCACGCGTCACGATTGCGGCACTACGCCGCCCGGATTGGTCATGATGCCGCCATTCTCGCGCACATGATTGGCATCAACGGCAAGCACGATGACCGCGCAGCTGAGGCTGCCATCTTCCTTGGTGACGGTGATGCGAAGTTCGTCGTCGCATCCGACAATGTCGGGATTATCGCACAGGAGGCCGCCGCCGTAACGGACCGCTTCCCGCCGGGCTGCATCGTCGTCGGGCAACTCGTGCCCGATCCGGTCGATGTCCTGCGTTCCGTCGCAGGTGTGGAAATAATAGCGCGGCATTGGGGAACAGCTCCTTGACGGTTGGGTCTTCCCTGCCATCAACCCTCCGCACCATTGTTTCGATGCAGGTAAATGTCCGAAAATTCGGCGATTTGCCGCAACGTTCGAATATCGCCGACCGTCAGGCGGCGATTGACGCGCTTTACCGCCCCCCTGTCCTCGAGAACTTTGATCGTTCGGTTGATGTGGACGGGTGTCAGTCCCAGCAGGTCGGCCAATTGTTCCTGCGTCAACGGCACCTCGAAACTTTCAAGATTTTCGCCGGAAATTTGCCCCACCCGGTAGTGAAGCTCGCAGAGCAGATGGGCGAGACGCGCCAACGCGTTGCGGCGTCCGATATTGAGCAGCCACTCGCGCCCGATCGAGGCTTCGATCAGAACGTCGACGAACACGGCCCGCGCGAGCGAGGGGCGCGGTGCAACCAGGCGTTCCAGATCCTGGAGCGAGAATATCGCCAGTTCGACTTTGGTGAGGGCCTGAAGATTATGGTCCGCACGGTCGAGGTAGAGCGACTGGAAATCGAGCGGGTCGCCCGGGATCTTGAGCGCGACAATCTGTCGCCCGCCATCGGCGGATGTTTTTTGCCGGTAGGCAAAGCCCGACAGGATGACGGGGCAGATCCGGGCGCGTTCACCCTCGTTCAGGATATAGGCATTGGGTTCGAGCGTACGGAGGCTGAAGGGCAACGCAGCGATCGCCGCCTGATCATCGGTCGAAATGCGGCTGTGGCTCAGCAGCTTGCGGACGAAAATTCCGAGGCGGCCCTCCATCACCGCACGCGATCGGGCGCTTGTCCAGCGCATACCATGACCGTCATCATCCATGCGTATCGATGCTCCCCCTGCGTCAGTCGTCGTCATCAGAACAGCGGCCCCGGCCGCGGGTTCCGCAAGTATCGGCTTTTTGGCCTGAGCTCTCCTCCGATCGCTGCAACATGGATCAAGTCCCCGGCGCGCCCGCCCTGCTACCCGTTTCGCAAGCCGATGCTTCGGAAGATATCAGGAGTATAGCCGGATGACGATATGCAACGAAGACC includes the following:
- a CDS encoding Crp/Fnr family transcriptional regulator, with amino-acid sequence MDDDGHGMRWTSARSRAVMEGRLGIFVRKLLSHSRISTDDQAAIAALPFSLRTLEPNAYILNEGERARICPVILSGFAYRQKTSADGGRQIVALKIPGDPLDFQSLYLDRADHNLQALTKVELAIFSLQDLERLVAPRPSLARAVFVDVLIEASIGREWLLNIGRRNALARLAHLLCELHYRVGQISGENLESFEVPLTQEQLADLLGLTPVHINRTIKVLEDRGAVKRVNRRLTVGDIRTLRQIAEFSDIYLHRNNGAEG
- a CDS encoding DUF6894 family protein; this translates as MPRYYFHTCDGTQDIDRIGHELPDDDAARREAVRYGGGLLCDNPDIVGCDDELRITVTKEDGSLSCAVIVLAVDANHVRENGGIMTNPGGVVPQS